One Aegilops tauschii subsp. strangulata cultivar AL8/78 chromosome 7, Aet v6.0, whole genome shotgun sequence genomic window carries:
- the LOC109757605 gene encoding uncharacterized protein: MGEVKEKEALAAEILEDHRKGSSDDSLPPTGLDLNQGFSEGSDDGGDGDENYDDDGGSTSEVAGGGRSSSNKNSANHESESSRGRHDKAEGSGERVPTVRQYNRSKHPRLRWTPDLHMAFLHAVERLGGQERATPKLVLQMMNVRGLSIAHVKSHLQMYRSKKIEHESSHERAAMSSVFSPMNFHMRRGDHPFHDMFFQRAAGSTLSSRFNDGGVFAPRNAGLPDASRIYGLLQHRQHPLQTFDFKNSTSLRNQEWAFTQHAAAARARAVNDNGPGKGLIHEMIFRKDGKPTSHLFDVRDAAASSGTTSPSTTTTSQADRRPDGAKMGSMNWIGSSSRPVSKTMSATGLEQGGHAQLPFRWRGAAGSNGCHPNGNTGRTTSSSDPVVTCEAGSPLLLPKQGVPRTPAKATEETSIGAEARKTKTSAAAEENGWAPELQLSLSPNAAADTVEKGKKRNSAGQEVSSDKVPLSLSLSLHGGVVDDDDGGGRDGRRLEVATGSSSKKAALGLSTLDLTMSIKALE; the protein is encoded by the exons ATGGGGGAGGTGAAGGAGAAGGAGGCGCTGGCAGCGGAGATCCTTGAAGACCATCGGAAGGGATCTTCCGATGACTCCCTACCACCCACGGGGCTGGACCTCAACCAAGGCTTCAGCGAGGGAAGCGACGACGGGGGAGACGGCGACGAGAACTACGACGACGATGGCGGTAGCACCAGCGAGGTTGCTGGAGGAGGCAGGAGCTCAAGCAACAAGAACAGCGCCAACCATGAATCAGAAAGCAGCAGGGGTCGTCATGACAAGGCCGAGGGCAGCGGCGAGAGGGTGCCCACGGTGCGGCAGTACAACCGGTCGAAGCACCCCCGGCTCCGCTGGACGCCGGACCTCCACATGGCGTTCCTCCATGCCGTCGAGCGGCTGGGCGGCCAAGAGA GAGCAACGCCAAAGCTGGTGCTTCAGATGATGAATGTGAGGGGGCTCAGCATTGCTCATGTGAAAAGTCACTTGCAG ATGTACAGAAGCAAAAAGATAGAACACGAGTCCAGCCACGAGAGGGCAGCCATGTCCTCAG TCTTTTCGCCCATGAATTTCCACATGAGGAGAGGGGACCATCCATTCCACGACATGTTCTTCCAGCGAGCTGCCGGCTCGACGCTCTCCTCCAGGTTCAACGATGGTGGGGTCTTCGCGCCGAGAAATGCCGGCTTGCCGGACGCTAGCCGGATTTACGGGCTCCTCCAACACCGGCAGCATCCATTACAAACCTTCGACTTCAAGAACAGCACGAGCCTTAG GAATCAAGAATGGGCGTTCACCCAGCACGCAGCGGCGGCGAGGGCACGTGCGGTTAATGACAATGGTCCGGGGAAAGGGCTAATCCACGAGATGATCTTCAGGAAGGACGGCAAGCCGACGTCGCATTTGTTCGACGTGAGGGACGCCGCCGCCTCCAGCGGGACGACGTCGCCGTCAACAACAACCACGAGCCAGGCCGACCGTAGGCCAGATGGCGCAAAGATGGGAAGCATGAATTGGATCGGCAGCAGCTCTCGGCCGGTCTCGAAGACAATGTCGGCTACTGGTTTGGAGCAGGGCGGCCACGCTCAGCTCCCATTTAGATGGCGAGGTGCCgccggcagcaatggctgccaccCCAACGGCAACACTGGCAGAACAACGTCATCTTCAGATCCCGTGGTGACATGTGAAGCAGGTTCCCCGCTCTTG CTGCCGAAGCAGGGAGTGCCGAGGACTCCAGCCAAAGCTACTGAGGAGACGAGCATCGGAGCAGAGGCGAGGAAGACGAAGACATCGGCTGCGGCGGAGGAGAACGGGTGGGCGCCAGAGTTGCAGCTAAGCCTGAGCCCCAACGCGGCGGCAGACACTGTAGAAAAGGGCAAGAAGAGGAACAGCGCTGGGCAGGAGGTGAGCAGCGACAAGGTGCCACTCTCTCTCTCGCTGTCATTACATGGTGGCGTCgtcgacgacgacgacggtggtggCCGGGATGGCAGGAGGTTAGAGGTAGCGACAGGTAGCAGCAGCAAGAAGGCCGCTCTGGGGCTGAGTACTTTGGATCTGACCATGTCAATCAAGGCATTGGAGTGA